Proteins from a single region of Antechinus flavipes isolate AdamAnt ecotype Samford, QLD, Australia chromosome 2, AdamAnt_v2, whole genome shotgun sequence:
- the LOC127549898 gene encoding uncharacterized protein LOC127549898 has product MADQRQDRRSCIREAFSVINTRVGIKKKQRKMLHRFKGDHKKNRMEFAEGIIREFLDPYDGDSEDVPNLSDCSLNNCSLGDISCNGVSNSLNSRIPEEVAIEEPTFLKNPELAKCTSWTSPTLETNDVYMQPMSELKLPIEIISQEVRDCSTRLSEPAGLSVDSRIVTQVQGPRLEHSWFMNIDPPKPVKHLENVGRVPLQPARLLYDKDIKLYKPSLFKRKLELPHSECEKIKRKKQHMA; this is encoded by the exons ATGGCTGATCAAAGGCAGGACAGGCGTAGCTGCATCCGTGAAGCATTCAGTGTTATCAACACCAGGGTTGGCatcaagaagaaacaaagaaaaatgctcCATCGTTTTAAG GGCGATCACAAAAAGAATCGCATGGAATTTGCAGAAGGTATCATAAGAGAG TTTTTAGATCCTTATGATGGTGACTCTGAAGATGTACCAAATCTTTCAGACTGCAGCTTGAATAATTGTTCCCTTGGGGACATAAGCTGCAATGGAGTTTCAAATTCACTGAACTCACGTATCCCAGAAGAGGTTGCTATTGAAGAACCTACCTTTCTGAAAAATCCAGAACTTGCCAAATGTACCAGTTGGACTTCTCCAACGTTAGAAACAAATGATGTGTACATGCAGCCAATGAGTGAATTGAAATTGCCAATAGAGATCATCAGTCAAGAGGTGAGAGATTGTTCAACAAGACTTTCAGAGCCAGCTGGATTGTCTGTGGATTCTAGAATAGTTACTCAGGTACAGGGGCCGAGGTTAGAACATTCCTGGTTCATGAATATTGATCCTCCTAAACCTGTAAAACACTTGGAAAACGTAGGAAGAGTGCCCTTGCAACCTGCCAGGCTCTTGTATGATAAGGACATTAAGTTGTATAAACCATCACTGTTCAAGAGAAAACTGGAACTACCACATTCAGAgtgtgaaaaaattaaaagaaagaaacagcatATGGCATAA